A region of Burkholderiales bacterium JOSHI_001 DNA encodes the following proteins:
- a CDS encoding outer membrane protein/peptidoglycan-associated (lipo)protein (PFAM: OmpA family), whose amino-acid sequence MTRSRAQLRTARTWRDYDRANFWVSVALFGVFALWMLWSQTHPEEDAPPALADGPVQMRKAPATAAVAGLDLRVVGLKLVLTGSVPDDEARRALRAAGEAAFGAGQVDDRLNLDPQADPMAWRDHLPDMLRTLRTTGGDAAMRIDGKQVTLTGEVPVDSVRSARELVVQNWFGRSTKVDNQLRVAAAASAPVASASASVPSLSDIVVGAGPAAAPAAMPAAAPASLPGAAAAAPNPACAPLAAGVAVRFHPNAPALTDEGRRTLRELMPCLTEGRWTVGVHTDSNGDPASNQALTQGRAEAVVAYLVGRKLPAERLSPQGFGSSRPVSGNDTPEDRLKNRRVTFERQP is encoded by the coding sequence ATGACCCGGTCGCGGGCCCAGTTGCGCACCGCGCGCACCTGGCGCGACTACGACCGGGCCAACTTCTGGGTGTCGGTGGCGCTGTTCGGCGTCTTCGCGCTGTGGATGCTGTGGAGCCAGACCCACCCCGAAGAGGACGCACCGCCGGCGCTGGCGGACGGCCCGGTGCAAATGCGCAAGGCCCCCGCGACCGCCGCGGTCGCCGGGCTGGACCTGCGCGTGGTGGGGCTGAAGCTGGTGTTGACCGGCAGCGTGCCCGATGACGAAGCCCGCCGCGCCCTGCGCGCTGCCGGTGAAGCCGCCTTCGGTGCCGGCCAGGTGGACGACCGTTTGAACCTGGACCCGCAGGCCGACCCCATGGCCTGGCGCGACCACCTGCCCGACATGCTGCGCACCTTGCGCACCACCGGCGGCGACGCGGCCATGCGCATCGACGGCAAGCAGGTCACGCTCACGGGCGAGGTGCCGGTGGACAGCGTGCGCAGCGCGCGTGAACTGGTGGTGCAGAACTGGTTCGGCCGCAGCACCAAGGTGGACAACCAGTTGCGCGTGGCCGCTGCCGCGTCGGCGCCCGTGGCCAGCGCCTCGGCTTCGGTACCCAGCCTGTCCGACATCGTGGTGGGTGCAGGTCCGGCTGCAGCGCCCGCGGCCATGCCCGCTGCGGCGCCGGCGTCCTTGCCGGGCGCTGCGGCTGCTGCACCCAATCCGGCCTGCGCGCCGCTGGCGGCGGGCGTGGCGGTGCGTTTCCACCCCAACGCCCCGGCGCTGACCGACGAAGGCCGGCGCACCCTGCGCGAGTTGATGCCCTGCCTGACCGAAGGCCGCTGGACCGTGGGCGTGCACACCGACTCCAACGGCGACCCCGCCAGCAACCAGGCCCTCACCCAAGGCCGGGCCGAGGCGGTGGTGGCCTACCTGGTGGGCCGGAAGCTGCCGGCCGAGCGCCTGTCGCCCCAGGGCTTCGGCTCCAGCCGGCCGGTGAGCGGCAACGACACCCCGGAAGACCGCCTGAAGAACCGACGCGTCACCTTCGAACGCCAGCCCTGA
- a CDS encoding aerobic-type carbon monoxide dehydrogenase, large subunit CoxL/CutL-like protein (PFAM: Molybdopterin-binding domain of aldehyde dehydrogenase; Aldehyde oxidase and xanthine dehydrogenase, a/b hammerhead domain) has protein sequence MSTTTSPDPLRFGSGQAVQRVEDPALVAGRGLFTDDEVLPGQAYAAFARANHAHARIVSIDVDTVRQMPGVLAVFTGADLVAAGVQPIAGAPLPGPGGRPGATPPRRALAHERVRYVGEPVALVVADSRDAAHAAAEALWVDVEELPVVVDPLAAILPGAPVLCPEAPDNIAHEMFHGDAGATAAAFKEAAVTVSLAIHNQRLAPSPMEPRAVNARLRDDGRLEVRLSSQMPTGVRDGLVACIPGLAPEKVRVVVGDVGGGFGMKTGIYPEDVAVAFAALQCKRPVKWRADRIEEFLSAVHGRDVVGRAEMAFDAGGHVLALRVRSWANVGAYCTAAGAFIQLAIGPWVSTSIYDIRTIDLRFSAVLTNTAPTGPYRGAGRPEAIYLTERLMDAGARRLQMDPAELRRRNMIAPGQMPYTNAMAQTYDSGAFEQVLDQGLELADWDGYAQRREASKARGKLRGRGLATFLEWTSGMAFEENVSVDVKADGVIEISSAVQGMGQGIATSLTQLAVDTFGLPAERIRVLLGDTDRANGFGSAGSRSLFTGGSAVQVASQKTVELGKDLAASALEAAATDIEYQAGRYTVAGTDLGIGLFDLAAKQDGARIHVNSTTTAGGPTWPNGCHVCEVEIDPDTGEVQIVAYASVNDIGRIVSPAIVRGQIEGGAVQGIGQALMERVAYDPDSGQALAASFMDYAMPRADGFVGFKTGFDTRVPCTTNPLGVKGVGELGTIGATPAVVNAIVDALAAAGLGAAAEAIQMPVTAERVWQALKHRCFDAPVLPAA, from the coding sequence ATGAGCACCACCACGTCACCCGACCCGCTGCGCTTCGGCAGCGGCCAGGCCGTGCAGCGCGTGGAAGACCCCGCGCTGGTGGCCGGCCGGGGCCTGTTCACCGACGACGAGGTGCTGCCCGGCCAGGCCTACGCGGCCTTCGCGCGGGCCAACCATGCGCATGCGCGCATCGTGTCCATCGACGTCGACACCGTGCGCCAGATGCCCGGCGTGCTGGCCGTGTTCACCGGGGCCGACCTGGTGGCCGCGGGCGTGCAGCCCATCGCCGGGGCGCCGCTGCCCGGCCCGGGCGGCCGGCCCGGTGCCACGCCGCCACGGCGCGCGCTGGCGCATGAACGGGTGCGCTATGTGGGCGAGCCCGTGGCCCTGGTGGTGGCGGATTCGCGCGACGCCGCGCACGCCGCCGCCGAGGCGCTGTGGGTGGACGTGGAAGAGCTGCCCGTGGTGGTGGACCCGCTGGCCGCCATCCTGCCCGGGGCACCGGTGCTGTGCCCGGAGGCGCCGGACAACATCGCGCATGAGATGTTCCACGGCGACGCCGGTGCCACGGCAGCGGCCTTCAAGGAGGCCGCGGTCACCGTCAGCCTGGCCATCCACAACCAGCGCCTGGCGCCCAGCCCGATGGAGCCGCGCGCGGTGAACGCGCGCCTGCGCGATGACGGCCGCCTGGAAGTGCGCCTGTCCAGCCAGATGCCCACCGGCGTGCGCGACGGCCTGGTAGCCTGCATCCCCGGCCTGGCGCCTGAGAAGGTGCGGGTGGTGGTGGGCGACGTGGGCGGCGGCTTCGGCATGAAGACCGGCATCTACCCCGAGGACGTGGCCGTGGCTTTCGCCGCGCTGCAGTGCAAGCGCCCGGTGAAGTGGCGCGCCGACCGCATCGAGGAATTCCTGTCCGCGGTGCATGGCCGCGACGTGGTGGGCCGCGCCGAGATGGCGTTTGATGCCGGCGGCCATGTGCTGGCGCTGCGGGTGCGCTCCTGGGCCAACGTGGGCGCTTATTGCACCGCGGCCGGGGCCTTCATCCAACTGGCCATCGGGCCCTGGGTGTCCACCAGCATCTACGACATCCGCACCATCGACCTGCGTTTTTCCGCGGTGCTGACCAACACCGCGCCCACCGGCCCCTACCGCGGTGCCGGCCGGCCCGAGGCCATCTACCTGACCGAACGCCTGATGGACGCCGGCGCGCGCCGGCTGCAGATGGACCCGGCCGAACTGCGTCGGCGCAACATGATCGCGCCCGGCCAGATGCCCTACACCAACGCCATGGCGCAGACCTACGACAGCGGCGCCTTCGAGCAGGTGCTGGACCAGGGCCTGGAACTGGCGGATTGGGACGGCTACGCGCAGCGTCGCGAAGCCTCGAAGGCCCGCGGCAAGCTGCGCGGCCGCGGCCTGGCCACCTTCCTGGAATGGACCAGCGGCATGGCCTTCGAAGAAAACGTCAGCGTGGACGTGAAGGCCGATGGTGTGATCGAGATTTCATCCGCCGTCCAGGGCATGGGCCAGGGCATTGCCACCAGCCTGACGCAGCTGGCGGTGGACACCTTCGGCCTGCCGGCCGAACGCATCCGGGTGCTGCTGGGCGACACCGACCGCGCCAATGGCTTTGGCAGCGCCGGCAGCCGCAGCCTGTTCACCGGCGGCTCGGCGGTGCAGGTGGCGTCGCAGAAGACGGTGGAACTGGGCAAGGACCTGGCCGCCAGCGCGCTGGAGGCCGCCGCCACCGACATCGAATACCAGGCCGGCCGCTACACCGTGGCCGGCACCGACCTGGGCATTGGCCTGTTCGACCTGGCTGCGAAGCAGGACGGCGCGCGGATCCACGTCAACAGCACCACCACCGCCGGTGGGCCCACCTGGCCCAACGGCTGCCATGTGTGCGAGGTGGAAATCGACCCCGACACCGGCGAGGTGCAGATCGTGGCCTATGCGTCGGTGAACGACATTGGCCGCATCGTCAGCCCGGCCATCGTGCGTGGGCAGATCGAAGGCGGCGCGGTGCAGGGCATTGGCCAGGCCCTGATGGAGCGCGTGGCCTACGACCCCGACAGCGGCCAGGCCCTCGCCGCCAGCTTCATGGACTACGCCATGCCGCGCGCCGATGGTTTCGTCGGCTTCAAGACCGGCTTCGACACCCGCGTGCCCTGCACCACCAACCCGCTGGGCGTGAAGGGCGTGGGCGAGCTGGGCACCATCGGCGCCACGCCGGCGGTGGTGAATGCCATCGTCGACGCGCTGGCCGCGGCCGGTCTGGGCGCCGCCGCGGAAGCCATTCAGATGCCGGTGACGGCCGAGCGGGTGTGGCAGGCGCTGAAGCACCGGTGCTTCGACGC
- a CDS encoding putative transcriptional regulator (PFAM: Two component regulator propeller), translated as MQIGHKTLGLALIALGGAVAGAYTLGQRQAAPADARTSAPAAPHAGVPTRGSMAQVAQAQPPSAGPLREGVQAPAGHPPVGGGQAGVSAPGGPGTPGHEAAAQAPERQGKVQVDPNAKFVHFRVGNRNVKDIYSEGTVTWVGTSGGVIRYDTQTDKYDLFDNRSGLLSNGIFHVSRLDGKIAVGTYGGGLSLLDEKTGKWDTINIPDGLGDAFVYDLLKAKNGDVWIATWSGVNRIKGGKLKDRSAWELHTVESTKGGLPNDWVYGLAEGKDGIVWLATEGGLARFDNGKWDNWNHAKGLGAPYEKVKNDIAFKNDPAKVSSHHARQKQEMGLQGIDSAYNPNYIVSLAVEKDGTVWAGTWGGGLSRFGGKTWNHYTVADGLPGNHVFMLHLDPKGTLWIGTNNGLAKREAENKYKVFNTNDGLFSNTVFSMTTGADGSLWVGSFGGVSHLTAVR; from the coding sequence ATGCAGATCGGACACAAGACCCTGGGCCTGGCCCTCATTGCGCTGGGCGGCGCGGTGGCCGGCGCCTACACGCTGGGCCAGCGCCAGGCCGCACCGGCCGATGCCAGGACCAGCGCCCCGGCGGCACCGCACGCGGGGGTGCCCACACGCGGTTCCATGGCCCAGGTGGCGCAGGCCCAACCCCCGTCGGCCGGCCCCCTTCGCGAGGGCGTGCAGGCCCCGGCCGGCCACCCGCCGGTGGGCGGCGGCCAGGCCGGCGTCAGCGCCCCGGGCGGCCCGGGCACGCCCGGCCACGAGGCCGCCGCACAGGCGCCCGAACGCCAGGGCAAGGTGCAGGTGGACCCGAACGCCAAGTTCGTGCACTTCCGCGTGGGCAACCGCAACGTGAAGGACATCTACAGCGAAGGCACGGTCACCTGGGTGGGCACCTCCGGCGGCGTGATCCGCTACGACACCCAGACCGACAAGTACGACCTGTTCGACAACCGCTCGGGCCTGCTGTCCAACGGCATCTTCCACGTCAGCCGGCTGGACGGCAAGATCGCGGTGGGCACCTACGGCGGCGGGCTGTCGCTGCTGGACGAGAAGACCGGCAAGTGGGACACCATCAACATCCCCGATGGCCTGGGCGACGCCTTCGTCTACGACCTGCTGAAGGCCAAGAACGGCGACGTGTGGATCGCCACCTGGTCGGGCGTGAACCGCATCAAGGGCGGCAAGCTGAAGGACCGCAGCGCCTGGGAACTGCACACCGTGGAAAGCACCAAGGGCGGCCTGCCCAACGACTGGGTCTATGGCCTGGCCGAAGGCAAGGACGGCATCGTGTGGCTGGCCACCGAAGGCGGCCTGGCGCGCTTTGACAACGGCAAGTGGGACAACTGGAACCATGCCAAGGGCCTGGGCGCACCGTATGAGAAGGTGAAGAACGACATCGCCTTCAAGAACGACCCGGCCAAGGTGTCCAGCCACCACGCGAGGCAGAAGCAGGAAATGGGGCTGCAGGGCATCGATTCGGCCTACAACCCGAACTACATCGTCTCGCTGGCGGTGGAAAAGGACGGCACGGTGTGGGCCGGCACCTGGGGCGGTGGCCTGTCGCGCTTTGGTGGCAAGACCTGGAACCACTACACCGTGGCCGACGGCCTGCCCGGCAACCACGTCTTCATGCTGCACCTGGACCCCAAGGGCACGCTGTGGATCGGCACCAACAACGGCCTGGCCAAGCGCGAGGCCGAGAACAAGTACAAGGTCTTCAACACCAACGACGGGCTGTTCTCCAACACCGTGTTCAGCATGACCACCGGCGCCGACGGCAGCCTGTGGGTGGGCAGCTTCGGCGGGGTGTCGCACCTGACCGCCGTCAGGTAG
- a CDS encoding putative transcriptional regulator (PFAM: Two component regulator propeller), with protein sequence MSAAFLTRRELLALPLLGALPARAQNDAAKPWKVVDTFEVGKTAYVRAITPEPARGAMWVGTSVGVHEVDLATLKPRNTFTRKEGLANEYVFAVGIDHQGHKWFGTNAGGASRFKDGQWKTFFPMHGLADYWIYSFASQKDGTLWIGTWAGANKVDPKTGKFTTYVKELVNEWVYGLAVDAKDRVWFGTEGGVSMLDGKTWRSWTHKDGLGAPNSEDLPFSANTGLGTRTRHDLTTGTEGKATYNPNYTFAMLVAPDQSVWAGTWGGGVSRFDGKRWTNLTTKDGLAGNIVYAIARGSDGNFWFGTNRGVSRYDGKTWQTFGRAQGLLEDNVYAIAVAPSGEVWAGTRRGVTRIGRG encoded by the coding sequence ATGAGTGCTGCTTTCCTGACGCGCCGCGAACTGCTGGCGCTGCCCCTGCTGGGCGCCCTGCCGGCACGGGCCCAGAACGACGCCGCCAAGCCCTGGAAGGTGGTGGACACCTTTGAAGTGGGCAAGACCGCCTACGTGCGTGCGATCACCCCCGAACCCGCGCGCGGCGCCATGTGGGTGGGCACCTCGGTGGGCGTGCACGAGGTGGACCTGGCCACGCTGAAGCCGCGCAACACCTTCACCCGCAAGGAAGGCCTGGCCAACGAATACGTGTTCGCGGTGGGCATCGACCACCAGGGCCACAAGTGGTTCGGCACCAATGCCGGCGGCGCGTCACGCTTCAAGGACGGGCAGTGGAAGACCTTCTTCCCCATGCACGGCCTGGCCGACTACTGGATCTACAGCTTCGCGTCGCAGAAGGACGGCACGCTGTGGATCGGCACCTGGGCTGGCGCCAACAAGGTGGACCCCAAGACCGGCAAGTTCACCACCTACGTGAAGGAACTGGTCAATGAATGGGTCTACGGCCTGGCGGTGGACGCCAAGGACCGCGTCTGGTTCGGCACCGAAGGCGGCGTGTCCATGCTGGACGGAAAGACCTGGCGCAGCTGGACCCACAAGGACGGCCTGGGCGCCCCCAACAGCGAGGACCTGCCCTTCTCGGCCAACACCGGCCTGGGCACCCGCACCCGCCACGACCTGACCACCGGCACCGAAGGCAAGGCCACCTACAACCCGAACTACACCTTCGCCATGCTGGTGGCGCCCGACCAGAGCGTGTGGGCCGGTACCTGGGGCGGCGGGGTCTCGCGCTTCGACGGCAAGCGCTGGACCAACCTCACCACCAAGGACGGGCTGGCTGGCAACATCGTCTACGCCATCGCCCGGGGCTCGGACGGCAATTTCTGGTTCGGCACCAACCGGGGTGTGTCGCGCTACGACGGCAAGACCTGGCAGACCTTCGGGCGTGCCCAGGGGCTGCTGGAAGACAACGTCTACGCCATCGCGGTGGCGCCCTCGGGTGAGGTCTGGGCCGGCACGCGCCGCGGCGTCACCCGCATCGGACGCGGCTGA
- a CDS encoding aerobic-type carbon monoxide dehydrogenase, small subunit CoxS/CutS-like protein (PFAM: 2Fe-2S iron-sulfur cluster binding domain; [2Fe-2S] binding domain): MTHALTLTVNGQPVVLDVPANLLLVDLLRERLQLTGTHVGCDTSQCGACTVLVDGQSVKSCTFLAVQAQGRSVTTVEGLARDGQPHPIQQAFMACHGLQCGFCTPGMMMTTACLLSRDPKPSAQAIGLALEGNICRCTGYANIVAAVQQAADVLAKEGAQ, from the coding sequence GTGACCCATGCCTTGACCCTGACCGTGAACGGCCAGCCGGTGGTGCTGGACGTGCCAGCGAACCTGCTGCTGGTGGACCTGCTGCGGGAGCGGCTGCAACTGACCGGCACCCACGTGGGTTGCGACACCAGCCAGTGCGGCGCCTGCACGGTGCTGGTGGACGGGCAGTCGGTGAAGAGCTGCACCTTCCTCGCGGTGCAGGCCCAGGGGCGCAGCGTCACCACCGTGGAAGGCTTGGCGCGTGACGGCCAGCCCCACCCCATCCAGCAGGCCTTCATGGCCTGCCACGGCCTGCAGTGCGGCTTCTGCACCCCCGGCATGATGATGACCACCGCCTGCCTGCTGTCGCGCGACCCCAAGCCCAGCGCGCAGGCCATCGGCCTGGCGCTGGAAGGCAACATCTGCCGCTGCACCGGCTACGCCAACATCGTGGCGGCGGTACAGCAGGCGGCGGATGTTCTGGCCAAGGAGGGCGCGCAATGA
- a CDS encoding Sel1 repeat protein (PFAM: Sel1 repeat), whose protein sequence is MMNPKPPAFSARRLARALAVAGSMVAGLALASPAEDAAQGEASLRNGDLITAMQLFRKAADAGHGPAQARMGDMMEASELNAEAVQWYQKAADQGEPAGDHGLGRMHVEGKGVPKDPAKALEHFQRAAQKNFPPALEALAAAYRTGSLGLAKNPQEAARLQALAKSLRDPARKVVP, encoded by the coding sequence ATGATGAACCCAAAGCCTCCTGCCTTCTCCGCCCGCCGCCTGGCCCGCGCGCTGGCGGTGGCCGGCTCGATGGTGGCCGGCCTGGCCCTGGCCAGCCCGGCCGAGGACGCCGCCCAGGGCGAAGCGTCCTTGCGCAATGGCGACCTGATCACCGCCATGCAGCTGTTTCGCAAGGCGGCCGATGCCGGCCATGGCCCGGCGCAGGCGCGCATGGGCGACATGATGGAAGCCTCCGAACTGAACGCAGAAGCCGTGCAGTGGTACCAGAAGGCGGCCGATCAGGGCGAACCCGCCGGCGACCACGGCCTGGGCCGCATGCACGTGGAAGGCAAAGGCGTGCCCAAGGACCCGGCCAAGGCACTGGAACATTTCCAGCGCGCCGCGCAGAAGAACTTTCCGCCCGCCCTGGAAGCGCTGGCCGCGGCTTACCGCACAGGGTCGCTGGGCCTGGCCAAGAACCCCCAGGAAGCGGCCCGCCTGCAGGCCCTGGCCAAGTCGCTGCGCGACCCGGCGCGCAAGGTCGTGCCGTGA